A stretch of the Haloarcula ordinaria genome encodes the following:
- a CDS encoding rhamnulokinase produces MKHVAIDIGASGGTVYLGDLTPTDFDVAEVHSFDNYPVERDGRYVWDLDALRDRIVEGIRAADREAGGVDTVAIDTWGLDFGLVADGEVLRLPTSYRDPEATAERDEVFEAVGKRRLFDETGITNWATPNTLWQLYTLAAREPDLLERAEVLLPMPQLLSSLLGGRETGEVTVASTTQMVDPERRAWATDLLEALSLPTALLPDLEEPGQSLGPVADDVAASLSATPELVSTASHDTAAAVAGLPLDDDSAFLNTGSWFILGVERTEPLRTDAAFEAELSNELGVDETVRLLKNVNGFFLLEACRDAWADAGEPTDYDSLLSAAQDAPARAALVDPDADAFSIDEPMPDQIRAYCRRTDQPVPESPGAVVRCLVDSLVAKTALAFDELVSVIDDPPSRINLGGGGVRNDLFCQLLADAVDRPVVAGPVEATAIGNLLVQGVAAGTLDDVSAGRELVESTFATTTYEPTAGDDWAEAKARLRTLSAD; encoded by the coding sequence ATGAAACACGTTGCTATCGACATCGGGGCGAGCGGCGGGACGGTGTACCTCGGCGACCTGACACCCACCGACTTCGACGTGGCCGAGGTCCACTCGTTCGACAACTACCCCGTCGAGCGCGACGGGCGGTACGTCTGGGACCTCGACGCGCTCCGGGACCGCATCGTCGAGGGTATCCGGGCGGCGGATAGGGAGGCCGGCGGCGTCGACACGGTCGCCATCGACACCTGGGGCCTCGACTTCGGCCTCGTCGCGGACGGCGAGGTCCTCCGCCTCCCGACGTCGTACCGCGACCCGGAGGCGACGGCGGAGCGCGACGAGGTGTTCGAGGCCGTCGGCAAGCGCCGCCTGTTCGACGAGACCGGCATCACCAACTGGGCGACGCCGAACACGCTCTGGCAACTGTACACGCTCGCGGCCCGGGAGCCGGACCTGCTCGAACGGGCCGAGGTGCTCCTCCCGATGCCGCAACTGCTCTCCTCGCTCCTCGGCGGGCGCGAGACGGGCGAGGTGACCGTCGCGTCGACGACGCAGATGGTCGACCCCGAGCGACGCGCGTGGGCGACGGACCTGCTCGAAGCGCTCTCGCTCCCGACGGCCCTCCTCCCCGACCTCGAAGAGCCGGGACAGTCGCTCGGCCCCGTCGCCGACGACGTGGCCGCGTCGCTGTCCGCGACGCCGGAACTGGTGTCGACGGCGAGTCACGACACGGCGGCGGCCGTGGCCGGCCTCCCGCTCGACGACGACAGCGCGTTCCTGAACACGGGGTCGTGGTTCATTCTGGGCGTCGAACGGACCGAGCCGCTGCGGACCGACGCGGCCTTCGAGGCCGAGCTCTCGAACGAACTCGGTGTCGACGAGACGGTCCGCCTCCTCAAGAACGTCAACGGGTTCTTCCTGCTCGAAGCGTGCCGGGACGCCTGGGCAGACGCCGGCGAACCGACCGACTACGACTCCCTCCTCTCGGCGGCCCAGGACGCCCCGGCCCGCGCTGCCCTCGTCGACCCCGACGCCGACGCGTTCAGCATCGACGAGCCGATGCCCGACCAGATCCGTGCGTACTGCCGCCGCACCGACCAGCCCGTCCCGGAGAGTCCAGGGGCGGTTGTCCGCTGTCTCGTCGACAGCCTGGTGGCGAAGACGGCGCTCGCGTTCGACGAACTGGTCTCGGTCATCGACGACCCGCCGTCGCGCATCAACCTCGGTGGTGGCGGCGTCCGGAACGACCTGTTCTGCCAACTCCTCGCCGACGCCGTCGACCGCCCGGTCGTCGCCGGACCGGTGGAGGCGACGGCCATCGGCAACCTCCTGGTGCAGGGCGTCGCCGCCGGCACGCTCGACGACGTGTCGGCGGGCCGCGAGCTGGTCGAATCGACGTTCGCCACGACGACCTACGAGCCGACGGCCGGCGACGACTGGGCCGAGGCGAAAGCCCGGCTTCGGACGCTCTCGGCGGACTGA
- the dgoD gene encoding galactonate dehydratase → MQITDYELFAVPPRWLLLKLETDTGLVGWGEPILPGRLETVRAAVVELVEGHLLGRDPRRTEYHWRKLYQGGYHRGGPVLMSALSGIDQALWDIKGRHHDTPVHELLGGHVRDRMFVYQWIGGDDPEDIAASARQGYDRGYRAFKFNIARKFRPLETADGVDHALERISAIRDAVGDDCFIGVDFHGRVSKSMARELVCRLEPYNPMFVDQPVLPEHSELLASLSEQTTVPIATGERFYSRYDFKRLFVEDAVSVIEPSVTHVGGISELKKVASMAEAFDVAVVPHCPLGPIAFAANLQVGFSAQGIVMQEQDLGVHDPETSKRLGLLEDPATFEFEDGYVERPTGPGLGIEVDEDTVREQAQAEVNWYNPVWHHADGSVAEW, encoded by the coding sequence ATGCAAATCACCGACTACGAGCTGTTCGCCGTCCCGCCCCGGTGGTTACTGCTGAAACTCGAGACCGACACCGGCCTGGTCGGGTGGGGAGAGCCGATTCTCCCGGGGCGACTCGAGACCGTGCGGGCGGCGGTAGTCGAACTCGTCGAGGGCCACCTCCTCGGTCGCGACCCACGTCGGACCGAGTACCACTGGCGCAAGCTCTACCAGGGGGGCTACCACCGCGGCGGCCCGGTCCTGATGAGCGCGCTGTCGGGTATCGACCAGGCGCTCTGGGACATCAAGGGGCGACACCACGACACCCCGGTCCACGAGTTGCTGGGTGGACACGTCCGCGACCGGATGTTCGTCTATCAGTGGATCGGCGGCGACGACCCGGAGGATATCGCCGCGTCGGCGCGACAGGGGTACGACCGGGGGTACCGCGCGTTCAAGTTCAACATCGCCAGGAAGTTCCGCCCGCTCGAGACCGCCGACGGGGTCGACCACGCGCTCGAACGCATCAGCGCTATCCGGGATGCGGTTGGCGACGACTGCTTCATCGGCGTCGACTTCCATGGCCGCGTCTCGAAGTCGATGGCCCGCGAACTCGTCTGCCGGCTCGAACCCTACAACCCGATGTTCGTCGACCAGCCCGTCCTCCCGGAGCACTCGGAGCTGCTCGCGAGCCTCAGCGAACAGACTACCGTCCCCATCGCGACCGGCGAGCGGTTCTACTCCCGGTACGACTTCAAGCGGCTGTTCGTCGAGGACGCCGTCTCGGTCATCGAACCCAGCGTCACGCACGTCGGCGGCATCAGCGAACTGAAGAAGGTCGCTTCCATGGCCGAAGCCTTCGACGTTGCGGTCGTCCCGCACTGCCCGCTCGGCCCCATCGCCTTTGCGGCCAACCTCCAGGTCGGCTTCAGCGCCCAGGGAATCGTGATGCAGGAACAGGACCTCGGCGTGCACGACCCGGAGACCAGCAAGCGCTTGGGCCTCCTCGAGGACCCCGCGACCTTCGAGTTCGAGGACGGCTACGTCGAGCGCCCGACCGGCCCGGGCCTGGGCATCGAGGTCGACGAGGACACCGTCCGGGAGCAGGCCCAGGCGGAGGTCAACTGGTACAACCCCGTCTGGCACCACGCCGACGGGAGCGTCGCCGAGTGGTGA
- a CDS encoding NAD(P)-dependent alcohol dehydrogenase, which yields MQTAVLVQPTEFQLEDRPRPTPDPDEVLVAVRDVGICGSDVHYYQHGRIGDYVVENPLVLGHESAGEVVAVGEDVTDLTAGDRVALEPGVPCRRCGHCKRGDYHLCEAVTFMATPPHDGAFTEYVSWPADYAYKLPDEVSTTEGALCEPLSVGIHAARRGDVGTGDTVVVTGAGPIGLLVMEAVRAAGATDVILTDVVAEKLAFAEERGADLTVDVTETDLEAAVDDYTDGAGADVVIEASGAEPSIKSTLDVVRRGGTVVLVGLASEATIPLDVLDIIDNELDVHGSFRYKNTYDAAVDLLADGVVDVEGIVDFESPLADIDDAFQRAMEPDVVKGMISLD from the coding sequence ATGCAAACCGCAGTGCTAGTCCAACCCACGGAGTTCCAACTCGAAGACCGTCCCAGACCGACGCCCGACCCCGACGAGGTCCTCGTCGCCGTTCGCGACGTCGGCATCTGCGGGTCGGACGTCCACTACTACCAGCACGGTCGCATCGGTGACTACGTCGTCGAGAACCCGCTTGTCCTCGGCCACGAGAGTGCCGGCGAGGTCGTCGCCGTCGGCGAGGACGTCACCGACCTGACGGCCGGTGACCGCGTCGCACTCGAACCCGGCGTCCCCTGTCGCCGTTGTGGCCACTGCAAGCGCGGAGACTACCACCTCTGTGAGGCGGTCACGTTCATGGCGACGCCGCCACACGACGGCGCCTTCACCGAGTACGTCTCGTGGCCGGCCGACTACGCATACAAGCTGCCGGACGAGGTCTCCACCACCGAGGGGGCGCTCTGCGAACCGCTGTCGGTCGGTATCCACGCCGCCCGGCGCGGCGACGTCGGGACCGGCGATACGGTCGTCGTCACCGGTGCGGGCCCCATCGGGCTGCTGGTGATGGAGGCCGTCCGCGCCGCGGGCGCGACCGACGTCATCCTCACCGACGTGGTCGCGGAGAAGCTGGCGTTCGCCGAGGAACGCGGTGCCGACCTGACCGTCGACGTCACCGAGACGGACCTCGAGGCGGCCGTCGACGACTACACCGACGGCGCCGGAGCGGACGTTGTCATCGAAGCCTCGGGCGCCGAGCCGTCGATCAAGAGCACGCTCGACGTGGTCCGCCGGGGCGGCACCGTCGTCCTCGTCGGCCTCGCCTCCGAGGCGACGATTCCCCTCGACGTCCTCGACATCATCGACAACGAGCTCGACGTCCACGGATCGTTCCGCTACAAGAACACCTACGACGCGGCCGTCGACCTGCTCGCCGACGGCGTCGTCGACGTCGAGGGCATCGTCGACTTCGAGTCGCCGCTGGCGGACATCGACGACGCCTTCCAGCGGGCGATGGAACCCGACGTCGTGAAAGGGATGATATCGCTCGACTAA
- a CDS encoding 50S ribosomal protein L15e, producing the protein MARSAYSYIRDAWKNPGDGKLAELQWQRQQEWRKEGAVERIERPTRLDKARSQGYKAKQGIVVARVSVRKGGARKRRHKAGRRSKRQGVTRITRRKDIQRVAEERAARVFTNLRVLNSYSVGQDGRQKWHEVILVDPEHPAIQSDDDLNWICEDHQADRVFRGLTGAGRRNRGLGKKGKGAEKTRPSLRSQGGKGK; encoded by the coding sequence ATGGCACGAAGTGCATACTCGTACATCCGAGACGCCTGGAAGAACCCGGGCGACGGCAAGCTCGCAGAGCTCCAGTGGCAGCGACAGCAGGAATGGCGCAAAGAGGGTGCCGTCGAGCGCATCGAGCGCCCGACCCGCCTCGACAAGGCCCGCTCGCAGGGATACAAGGCCAAGCAGGGTATCGTCGTGGCGCGCGTCTCCGTCCGGAAGGGCGGTGCGCGCAAGCGCCGACACAAGGCCGGCCGGCGCTCGAAGCGACAGGGCGTCACCCGCATCACGCGCCGGAAGGACATCCAGCGCGTCGCCGAGGAACGCGCCGCGCGCGTGTTCACCAACCTCCGGGTCCTCAACAGCTACTCCGTCGGCCAGGACGGCCGACAGAAGTGGCACGAGGTCATCCTCGTGGACCCCGAGCACCCGGCCATCCAGAGCGACGACGACCTCAACTGGATCTGTGAAGACCACCAGGCCGACCGCGTCTTCCGCGGTCTGACCGGTGCCGGCCGCCGCAACCGCGGCCTCGGCAAGAAGGGCAAGGGCGCAGAGAAGACCCGGCCATCCCTGCGCAGCCAGGGCGGCAAGGGCAAGTAA
- a CDS encoding C-terminal binding protein codes for MTRVVASDDPMIDVARLDEALEAAVVAAEMRDEDELVAAASGATGLVVDVNTPVTARVLDELDALEVVARAGVGVDNVDVKAAAENGVTVTNVPDYCTDEVATHTVALFFDCIRNVTGYDRDVKAGHWGWERSRPLHRVAGRTLGLVSYGPIARRVRDRLRGFDLDVVAYDPYVDAETMADDGVEKVALAALYTRADYVSLHAPLTDGTRGMVDADALAAMQDHAVLVNTGRGGLVDEDALASALERRDIAAAGLDVLREEPPADDDPLVALDNCIITPHAGWYSVEAREALNDTVAENVRAALAGETPPDRIDPDTDWL; via the coding sequence ATGACGCGAGTGGTCGCCAGCGACGACCCGATGATAGACGTCGCACGACTCGACGAGGCACTGGAAGCGGCAGTCGTCGCCGCGGAGATGCGCGACGAGGACGAGCTCGTAGCGGCGGCCAGCGGCGCGACCGGGCTCGTGGTCGACGTGAACACGCCGGTCACCGCCCGGGTCCTCGACGAACTCGACGCCCTCGAGGTCGTGGCGCGGGCTGGCGTCGGCGTCGACAACGTCGACGTGAAAGCCGCCGCCGAGAACGGGGTCACTGTCACGAACGTGCCCGACTACTGTACGGACGAGGTCGCGACCCACACCGTCGCGCTGTTCTTCGACTGCATCCGAAACGTCACCGGATACGACCGCGACGTGAAAGCCGGACACTGGGGCTGGGAACGCAGTCGCCCGCTCCACCGGGTTGCCGGCCGCACCCTGGGACTGGTCTCGTATGGCCCCATCGCACGGCGGGTCCGGGACCGGCTCCGGGGCTTCGACCTCGACGTCGTCGCGTACGACCCGTACGTCGACGCCGAGACGATGGCCGACGACGGCGTCGAGAAGGTGGCCCTCGCGGCCCTCTACACGCGGGCAGACTACGTCTCCCTCCACGCGCCGCTGACCGACGGCACGCGCGGGATGGTCGACGCCGACGCGCTCGCGGCGATGCAGGACCACGCCGTCCTCGTCAACACCGGCCGCGGCGGCCTCGTCGACGAGGACGCACTGGCGTCGGCCCTCGAACGCCGCGATATCGCGGCCGCCGGACTCGACGTGCTTCGCGAGGAGCCGCCGGCCGACGACGACCCACTGGTCGCGCTGGACAACTGCATTATCACGCCCCACGCCGGCTGGTACTCGGTCGAGGCGCGCGAGGCGCTGAACGACACCGTCGCCGAGAACGTCCGCGCCGCGCTGGCCGGCGAGACGCCGCCGGACCGCATCGACCCCGACACCGACTGGCTCTAG
- the gfo6 gene encoding D-xylose 1-dehydrogenase Gfo6, producing the protein MSLESYLADFDDRDWQTTTEGTVRFALVGLGWWTIDEAIPAIESSDHCEVTVLVSSTTEKAQRVAADVPTASHGISYDDFHDGAATDAYDAVYIATPNAFHLEYARSAAEYGKAVLCEKPMEATTERAADLVAACADHGVDLAIGYRMQTEPAVRRARELIRDGVIGEPRYVHGANYQRLLEMNPNEDQWRLDSALTGYGTSVMDLGIYPLNTARFLLDADPVSAQATMRSTHPAFDDVPDEHASFTLTFDNDVMAACTTSQNAHKGSHLEITGTEGSLRLDPAFHLETGLSVTVGEETVAFDTPQVNQMTEIFDYAGHSFAHGTPVSLDGEHGLMDMRAIEAVHEAADSGSRVDIDTEI; encoded by the coding sequence ATGTCTCTCGAATCGTATCTCGCTGATTTCGACGACCGTGACTGGCAGACGACCACCGAGGGCACGGTCAGATTCGCCCTCGTCGGGCTCGGCTGGTGGACTATCGACGAGGCTATCCCCGCCATCGAGTCGAGCGACCACTGCGAGGTGACGGTGCTGGTCAGCAGCACCACCGAGAAGGCCCAGCGCGTCGCCGCCGACGTCCCGACTGCGAGCCACGGGATCTCCTACGACGACTTCCACGACGGCGCCGCCACGGACGCCTACGACGCGGTGTACATCGCGACGCCGAACGCCTTCCACCTCGAGTACGCCCGCAGCGCCGCCGAATACGGGAAAGCCGTCCTCTGTGAGAAGCCGATGGAGGCGACGACGGAACGAGCCGCCGACCTCGTCGCTGCGTGTGCGGACCACGGCGTCGACCTGGCCATTGGCTATCGGATGCAGACCGAACCCGCCGTCCGACGCGCGCGAGAACTCATCCGCGACGGTGTCATCGGCGAACCCCGGTACGTTCACGGGGCGAACTACCAGCGACTCCTCGAGATGAACCCGAACGAGGACCAGTGGCGGCTCGACAGCGCGTTGACCGGCTACGGCACCTCGGTGATGGACCTGGGCATCTACCCGCTCAACACCGCCCGGTTCCTGCTCGATGCCGACCCGGTCAGCGCTCAGGCCACGATGCGCTCGACCCATCCCGCTTTCGACGACGTCCCCGACGAGCACGCGTCGTTCACGCTCACCTTCGACAACGACGTCATGGCCGCCTGTACGACGAGTCAAAACGCCCACAAAGGCAGCCACCTCGAGATCACAGGGACCGAGGGCAGTCTCCGCCTCGACCCGGCCTTCCATCTGGAGACCGGTCTCTCGGTCACCGTCGGCGAGGAGACGGTCGCGTTCGACACGCCACAGGTGAACCAGATGACCGAGATATTCGACTACGCCGGCCACAGTTTCGCCCACGGAACGCCTGTTTCCCTCGACGGCGAACACGGTCTGATGGACATGCGTGCCATCGAGGCTGTCCACGAGGCCGCCGACAGCGGGTCGCGCGTCGACATCGACACCGAAATCTGA
- a CDS encoding DUF7537 family lipoprotein — protein MNSSTVLTVLVALVVLLAGCGGAAVSEDGGDGAAGGSDGSDGDSASGSGGDAGSSGSGDDSADQSFAVTDSEQALRDAGSFTATWTFTMTDANGTEATMSSAYVVDLDTERSHESFSIDGEAEAVEFETFYADGMAYTKLGDGEQSFFQVRPDDTDLVENALARAITGYDEFDDAQFTGTESFDGDTVDRFVYSDPAVWQQYGTGTFGTEQNVTVTDFTVVVLVDQNGLARSTEWTVNGETEAGETVSAGWRYTVTDVGTTSVEDPDWLDAARAQSQG, from the coding sequence ATGAATTCCAGTACCGTTCTGACAGTTCTGGTGGCACTGGTCGTGCTGCTCGCGGGCTGTGGCGGCGCTGCTGTCTCCGAAGACGGTGGCGACGGCGCGGCCGGGGGCAGTGACGGCTCAGACGGCGACAGCGCGAGCGGCTCGGGCGGTGACGCCGGGTCGAGCGGGAGCGGGGACGACAGCGCCGACCAGTCGTTCGCCGTGACTGACTCGGAGCAAGCGCTCCGCGATGCCGGCAGTTTCACCGCGACCTGGACGTTCACGATGACCGACGCCAACGGAACGGAGGCCACGATGTCGAGCGCCTACGTCGTCGACCTGGACACCGAGCGCTCCCACGAGTCGTTCTCCATCGACGGCGAGGCCGAAGCCGTCGAGTTCGAGACGTTCTACGCCGACGGGATGGCCTACACGAAGCTCGGAGACGGGGAGCAGTCGTTCTTCCAGGTTCGACCGGACGACACCGACCTGGTCGAGAACGCACTCGCCAGGGCAATCACCGGCTACGACGAGTTCGACGACGCCCAGTTCACCGGCACCGAGTCGTTCGACGGCGACACGGTCGATCGCTTCGTCTACTCCGACCCGGCGGTCTGGCAGCAGTACGGCACCGGGACGTTCGGCACGGAGCAGAACGTCACCGTCACCGACTTCACCGTCGTCGTCCTCGTCGACCAGAACGGACTGGCCCGCTCCACCGAGTGGACGGTGAACGGCGAAACCGAAGCCGGAGAGACCGTCTCGGCCGGCTGGCGCTACACAGTGACGGACGTCGGTACGACGTCGGTCGAGGACCCCGACTGGCTCGACGCGGCCCGCGCACAGAGTCAGGGGTAG
- a CDS encoding serine/threonine-protein kinase RIO2 yields MVQNVASVMAELEAEDFHLLSGVEQGMRFSEFVDRGKLTDFSGLTAENVDYRLDRCEDRGLIERKTIQYEGFKLTFEGYDALALHTFVERDTIEGMGAPLGVGKESDVYEVTSYKPLALKFHREGYTNFREVMRERDYTSDRDHVSWQYTARKAAEREYEALETLYPDVSVPQPIDANRHAIVMEKVDGVELSRTGLTDEQVVPILELVLEEMQSAYHEGFVHADMSEYNVFVTTQGVVVFDWPQAVPTDHENARELLTRDVDNIVSYFGRKYPAIVGGVDVEGVADALATETFEALAPFLD; encoded by the coding sequence ATGGTCCAGAACGTCGCTTCCGTGATGGCCGAACTGGAGGCCGAGGACTTCCACCTGCTGTCTGGCGTTGAACAGGGGATGCGGTTCTCCGAGTTCGTCGACCGGGGGAAGCTCACCGACTTCTCCGGCCTGACCGCGGAGAACGTCGACTACCGACTGGACCGCTGTGAGGACCGGGGCCTGATCGAACGCAAGACCATCCAGTACGAGGGGTTCAAACTCACCTTCGAGGGTTACGACGCGCTCGCGTTACACACGTTCGTCGAGCGCGATACCATCGAAGGCATGGGCGCACCCCTGGGAGTGGGCAAGGAGAGCGACGTCTACGAGGTTACCTCGTACAAACCCCTGGCGCTGAAGTTCCACAGGGAGGGCTACACGAACTTCCGGGAGGTGATGCGCGAGCGGGACTACACCTCGGACCGCGACCACGTCTCCTGGCAGTACACCGCCCGAAAAGCCGCCGAACGGGAGTACGAGGCCCTGGAGACGCTGTATCCCGACGTCTCGGTCCCCCAGCCCATCGACGCGAACCGGCACGCCATCGTGATGGAGAAGGTCGACGGCGTGGAGCTCTCCCGGACGGGACTCACCGACGAGCAGGTCGTCCCCATCTTGGAGCTCGTGCTCGAAGAGATGCAGTCGGCCTACCACGAGGGGTTCGTCCACGCGGACATGAGCGAGTACAACGTCTTCGTCACGACCCAGGGCGTCGTCGTCTTCGATTGGCCCCAGGCGGTCCCGACCGACCACGAGAACGCTCGCGAACTACTAACGCGTGACGTGGACAACATCGTGAGCTACTTCGGCCGGAAGTACCCCGCCATCGTGGGCGGTGTCGACGTCGAGGGCGTCGCCGACGCGCTCGCCACAGAGACCTTCGAGGCGCTGGCTCCGTTCCTCGATTGA
- a CDS encoding acyl-CoA thioesterase, producing MTFEFTTEVAVRYKDIDSYGHVNNVTYGTYLEEARIDYLEAVVGRENSSSLLSTGADGGTGIVIANLEIDFERPVTMTDSVTVGVRVAGMGEKSFVLEYELRDDGAVAATGETTVVTYDRDEEAPRPIPASWREAIAEFEAL from the coding sequence GTGACCTTCGAGTTCACCACCGAGGTGGCGGTGCGGTACAAGGACATCGACAGCTACGGCCACGTCAACAACGTCACCTACGGCACGTACCTCGAAGAGGCCCGTATCGACTACTTAGAGGCCGTCGTCGGTCGGGAGAACAGTTCGAGTCTCCTGTCGACCGGTGCGGACGGTGGCACCGGTATCGTCATCGCCAACCTCGAAATCGACTTCGAGCGGCCGGTGACGATGACCGACAGCGTCACCGTCGGTGTCAGGGTGGCCGGGATGGGCGAGAAGAGCTTCGTCCTCGAGTACGAACTCCGGGACGACGGCGCCGTGGCCGCGACCGGCGAGACGACGGTCGTCACGTACGACCGCGACGAGGAGGCCCCACGGCCGATTCCCGCGAGCTGGCGGGAGGCGATAGCCGAGTTCGAGGCGCTGTAG
- the msrA gene encoding peptide-methionine (S)-S-oxide reductase MsrA — protein MTEQATFAGGCFWCTESVFKQVKGVTDVVSGYSGGHVADPSYEAVCREETGHAECVQITYDPDVVGYEELLAVFFTTHNPTTLNRQGNDVGTQYRSAVFYHDDDQRETVEAFIDDIQPGYDDDIVTQVEPMETFYPAEAYHQDYFEKNPNQAYCRMTIPPKLEKLEEKHAELLA, from the coding sequence ATGACCGAACAAGCAACGTTCGCCGGCGGCTGCTTCTGGTGTACGGAATCCGTCTTCAAGCAGGTCAAGGGCGTCACGGACGTCGTCTCGGGCTACAGCGGCGGCCACGTCGCCGACCCGAGCTACGAGGCCGTCTGTCGCGAGGAGACCGGCCACGCCGAGTGCGTCCAGATCACCTACGACCCCGACGTGGTGGGCTACGAGGAACTACTGGCGGTCTTTTTCACCACCCACAACCCGACCACGCTGAACCGGCAGGGCAACGACGTCGGGACACAGTACCGGTCGGCCGTCTTCTACCACGACGACGACCAGCGCGAGACCGTCGAGGCGTTCATCGACGACATCCAGCCGGGCTACGACGACGACATCGTCACCCAGGTCGAGCCCATGGAGACGTTCTACCCCGCCGAGGCGTACCACCAGGACTACTTCGAGAAGAACCCCAATCAGGCGTACTGCCGGATGACGATTCCGCCGAAACTCGAGAAACTCGAGGAGAAACACGCGGAGCTGCTGGCGTGA
- a CDS encoding NADH-quinone oxidoreductase subunit D translates to MSQTALSDAAEPTSLIDPVREHVARADDHENAPAIVVRADEVQAVLSTLKTESGLDHCASVTAQEYDDRYESIYHLRKYDEPTTELSVVVPTTKDDPGSESAAPVYPTAAWHEREAYDLVGIEYEGHPDLRRILLPETWQGHPLSQDYNQDQPQIVTYREHERILEDRRAGPDTLHLNVGPHHPSTHGVLHLEVSLDGEQVADVEPDIGFIHRCEEQMCQSKTYRHQIMPYPDRWDWSGAGLLNEWAYARTAESLVDIDVPEYAQVIRTMCGEFSRILGHLLAAATYALDVVGEFTPVFQWGVRDRELVQDILEDLTGQRLMFNYFRLGGVAWDLPEPREEFFENIRTFLDGLPEKLQEYHTMLTGNEVLQVRTVDTGHLPAETARAYGCTGPVARGSGVDYDLRRDDPYGYYDELDWSVVTEDEGDNFARLLVRLREVEESAKIIDQCVDLLEDWPEADREIQANVPRTIRPESDREIYRAVEAAKGELGIYIRTDGTETPARFKIRGPSFSHVQVLPEMVRGEYVPDLVATLGSLDPIMGDVDR, encoded by the coding sequence ATGTCACAGACAGCCCTCTCCGACGCTGCCGAGCCGACGTCGCTGATCGACCCCGTCCGCGAACACGTCGCCCGGGCCGACGACCACGAGAACGCCCCCGCAATCGTCGTTCGGGCCGACGAGGTCCAGGCAGTGCTGTCGACGCTCAAGACCGAGTCCGGCCTCGACCACTGCGCCTCCGTCACAGCACAGGAGTACGACGACCGCTACGAGTCCATCTACCACCTGCGCAAGTATGACGAACCCACGACGGAACTGTCGGTGGTCGTCCCGACCACGAAGGACGACCCGGGAAGCGAGTCCGCCGCGCCCGTCTATCCCACGGCGGCGTGGCACGAACGCGAGGCCTACGACCTCGTCGGTATCGAGTACGAGGGGCATCCGGACCTCCGGCGTATCCTGCTGCCCGAGACCTGGCAGGGCCACCCGCTCTCGCAGGACTACAACCAGGACCAGCCACAGATCGTCACCTACCGCGAGCACGAGCGTATCCTCGAAGACCGGCGGGCGGGACCGGACACCCTACACCTGAACGTTGGGCCCCACCACCCGTCGACCCACGGCGTCCTCCATCTGGAGGTGTCGCTGGACGGGGAACAGGTCGCCGACGTCGAGCCCGACATCGGCTTCATCCACCGCTGCGAGGAGCAGATGTGCCAGTCCAAGACCTACCGCCACCAGATTATGCCCTACCCCGACCGCTGGGACTGGAGCGGGGCCGGCCTCCTGAACGAGTGGGCCTACGCCCGCACCGCGGAATCGCTCGTCGACATCGACGTCCCCGAGTACGCACAGGTCATCCGGACGATGTGCGGGGAGTTCTCGCGCATCCTCGGCCACCTGCTCGCTGCCGCGACCTACGCGCTGGACGTCGTCGGCGAGTTCACACCTGTCTTCCAGTGGGGTGTCCGCGACCGGGAACTGGTCCAGGATATCCTCGAGGACCTCACCGGCCAGCGCCTGATGTTCAACTACTTCCGGCTTGGTGGGGTCGCGTGGGACCTGCCCGAGCCCCGCGAGGAGTTCTTCGAGAACATCCGGACGTTCCTCGATGGCCTCCCCGAGAAACTCCAGGAGTACCACACGATGCTCACCGGGAACGAGGTCCTGCAGGTTCGCACGGTCGACACCGGCCACCTCCCCGCGGAGACGGCCAGGGCCTACGGCTGTACCGGGCCCGTCGCTCGCGGGTCTGGCGTCGACTACGACCTGCGGCGCGACGACCCCTACGGCTACTACGACGAGCTCGACTGGTCGGTGGTCACCGAGGACGAGGGCGACAACTTCGCCCGCCTGCTCGTCCGACTCAGGGAGGTCGAGGAGTCCGCGAAGATAATCGACCAGTGCGTCGACCTGCTGGAAGACTGGCCCGAGGCCGACCGCGAAATCCAGGCGAACGTCCCCCGGACAATCCGCCCGGAGTCCGACCGGGAGATCTACCGCGCCGTCGAGGCTGCGAAAGGCGAACTGGGTATCTACATCCGGACCGACGGCACCGAGACACCCGCCCGCTTCAAGATTCGCGGCCCGTCGTTCTCGCACGTCCAGGTGCTCCCCGAGATGGTCCGCGGGGAGTACGTCCCCGACCTCGTGGCCACGCTCGGCAGCCTCGACCCCATCATGGGCGACGTGGACCGGTGA